The following DNA comes from Mycobacteriales bacterium.
AGTAACCACTGACACAACAGACCTGCGTAACAAAGAGATTCTGGTCTGGTCTGGTCTGGAGAAGCGTGACTCCCTGCGTCCGTCCCGCGTCCTGTCCGCCGTCTGTCACGTTGTGACGGACGCTGTGACTCCATGTGTGACTCACGCCGTCTCTCCTTCGTTCTGGGCGGCGTGACTTGCCCGCCACTCGGCCTTCCGTTGTGCGTCCTTCTTCCGCTTCTCGTCCCACCACGCCTTGCTCTTGTTCCAGTCGAGGTAGTCGTGGACCTCGTAGCCGTCTGGGTGAGGCATCCAGAGCCGAGCGTCGAGCAGCTCGGTCACCAGCGACGGCTTGTAGGTCGGCGTCAAGCGGGGCACTCGGCGCTTCTCAACTACGCCGTCCGTGGTGTTCTTCGCGCAGTAGCAGAGCGCCGCTGTGTGCAACCGGAAAGCACCATCCGAGAGTGCGTCGACCTTCGGGTGGTCGGCGAAGTTGTCGTCCAGGTTGAGGTAGGGCATCAGGTGCCCACCTCCTCGCCGTCGATGTAGACGCGCACGCTGCGGCCCTGTGGGCTGACGTACACCTCGACTCGGCGGTGATCGGTGACTACTTGCAGGACTCTCTGGCCCTTGTGCTCAAAGATGCGACTGACTTCGATAGGGCCCCACGTGAAGCCGTAGTCGGTGAGGGTGTCCATCAGGCAGCGTCCCCCTCCTCCTCGTATCCCGCGCACCCGCAGCCGCGCGCCAGACAGGCCCCGGTGTTGGCCCGGGCGGCGGGCTCGTAGCGGTGGCAGAGCGGGGTGTGGGTGCAGGTGCAGGTCATGTCAGCCCACTTCGAACAGCGCGGGTGCAGGTGCGCTGGACTCGCGCGGCGCCTTGTCAAGCTCGCCCAGGTTGAGCACCGCTTGCCGGTAGTAGGACGCCTTGAGCTCGGCGCCGATGCCGACGCGGCCCATCGCTACAGCGGAGTAGACCTCCGACCCGACGCCCATGAACGGCGTGAGCACGCGCTCGCCGGGCGCGGTTCGCAGGTCGAGATACCGCTCTATCACGTCCAGTTGCAGCGGATGGACGTGCTTCTCGTCGTCCTCGTCCTTGCCGTCCTGGAACGGCAGGACGCGGGACAGGCGCACGTCGTCCCACACGCTCGACGCGTAGCGTCTCCAGATCCAGTGCGAGTAGCGGTTGGCCTTCTGGTCACCGGTCCAGCCGCGATAGCGCTGCAGCTCGTGCGGCACCTGCTCCCCGCCGGCGTAGTCGCCGGTCAGGCCGCAGGGGTGAGGTATCGGCGTCTCGCCGGGCTTGCGGAAGATCAACAGTTCGTCGGGGGAGGCGACCCCGCCGAGCGCACCGTCCTCGACGATCGTCTTGTGCGCGAGGTTCTTCTGCATGGTCCGGTTGCGGACGGCCAGCGGCTCTTTCCAGATCACGTGCCGGGCGACGAACAGCCAGCCGATCTTCTGGTGGGCGCGGATCACGTCGCCGGGGAAGTCGGTGTAGGAGTCGCTGCCGGTGTTCGAGCTGGGCACGATCGCGGCGTGGACGCCGCTGGTCCGGCCGGGCAGGGTGAGCCGGTACTTCTCGCGGATCACGTACTCGTAGTGGTCGAAGAACTCGGCGTAGTCGCGGGCGTTGGACAGGTCCCGTTCGTCGCTGGAGTAGTGGTAGAGCCCCCCGAAGGGTGGGGAGTAGATCGATCCGTGGATCGATTCGTCGGGCAGCGACTGCAGTACGTCGATGCAGTCGGCGTTCCAGATCGCGTAGCGGTCGGTGATGAGTTGGTCGGCTACTGCAGCCACTTGGGGACCTCCATCGGCAGGTTGAAGTCGCGCGTGCGGTTGATTCGGAGCGCGTCGGTCATGTGGGTCATCAGCGCGTCGAACATCGCGTCGGCCGCGCGGGACTTGGTGTTGAGGCTTTCGAGGACGCGCTGGCCGCCCTTGGTGGTCACCACGTCCACAGTCACCGGGTGTTGCTGGCCGAACCGCCAGGAGCGGCGCACGGCTTGGTAGAACTGCTCATAGGAGTGGGTGGGGAAGTAGCTCATCCGGTGGCAGTGCTGCCAGTTGAGGCCCCAGGCGCCGATCGCCGGCTTGGTGACCAGCACCCGTATCTCACCGTCGGTGAAGGCCCTCAACTTCTCTTCCTTGGCCTCGGGCGCGTCCGATCCGGCGACTTCCACGGCCCCGTCGATGAGGCGGGTCAGCATCGCGGATTCGTCGTTGAGGTTGCACCAGGCGACGGCCGTATCGGCGTCGGCGAGCTGGGCGGCCGCGCCCTCGCAGCGGTCGGTCAGGGTGCGGCGGGCTTCCTCGCGTTCCTCGGCCAGTCCGAGTGCGGGCACGTCGAACAGGTGCTCGGGGTGGGTCTGTGATGCCTTGACCAGCGTCACGCGTTGCTGGAGGTCGGGCAGGTGGAACCCGGCGTCGTCGTAGCCGTAGTCCGATGGCTTGCGGATCGCGCGTGCCCAGGAGGACACCCAGCGCCAGAACGGTTCCTCGGCGTGTCCCTTGAACCGGTAGCCGCCCATCCCAGCCTGCACCCGCTTGCCGCCCTTGAATGCCATTGCGCGGTGGGTGGAGGTCCGGTTGTCGTTGACGAAGAACCGGCCGAGCATGTCCATGTACCCCAGGTGACCCAGGGCCTCGGACGACGTGCCCAGCTCGAGGTAGTCGTTCGGTGCGGCGGTGGCGGTGCCGAGCAGCCGGTAGGGCATCCGGCGCATGAACTCGGTGACCACGGCACGACGGGTTCCGTCGTACGCCTTGATCGCGCTGGATTCGTCGCACACCACGCCGCCGAAGTCGTCGGGGTCGAACTTCTCCAGCTGCTCGTAGTTGGTCACCGTGATCGGCGCGGTGACCGTCCCGTCGCGTGACGGGGCCGCGTCGGCACCGAACTTCTCGGCCTCGGCGACGATCTGGAACCCGACGGCCAGCGGGGTCAGCAGCAGCACCGGCTTCTTGGTGTGAGCGGTGACGTTCTGCGCCCAGGCGAGTTCCATCGGCGTCTTGCCGAGCCCGCAGTCGGCGAACAGGGCGGCGCGGCCTTGCTCGACGGCCC
Coding sequences within:
- a CDS encoding DNA methyltransferase; amino-acid sequence: MAAVADQLITDRYAIWNADCIDVLQSLPDESIHGSIYSPPFGGLYHYSSDERDLSNARDYAEFFDHYEYVIREKYRLTLPGRTSGVHAAIVPSSNTGSDSYTDFPGDVIRAHQKIGWLFVARHVIWKEPLAVRNRTMQKNLAHKTIVEDGALGGVASPDELLIFRKPGETPIPHPCGLTGDYAGGEQVPHELQRYRGWTGDQKANRYSHWIWRRYASSVWDDVRLSRVLPFQDGKDEDDEKHVHPLQLDVIERYLDLRTAPGERVLTPFMGVGSEVYSAVAMGRVGIGAELKASYYRQAVLNLGELDKAPRESSAPAPALFEVG
- a CDS encoding DEAD/DEAH box helicase, giving the protein MTATVDTRTDYADFLDHKVQLANAGGFAPTILPDHLFGFQRELVAWAVEQGRAALFADCGLGKTPMELAWAQNVTAHTKKPVLLLTPLAVGFQIVAEAEKFGADAAPSRDGTVTAPITVTNYEQLEKFDPDDFGGVVCDESSAIKAYDGTRRAVVTEFMRRMPYRLLGTATAAPNDYLELGTSSEALGHLGYMDMLGRFFVNDNRTSTHRAMAFKGGKRVQAGMGGYRFKGHAEEPFWRWVSSWARAIRKPSDYGYDDAGFHLPDLQQRVTLVKASQTHPEHLFDVPALGLAEEREEARRTLTDRCEGAAAQLADADTAVAWCNLNDESAMLTRLIDGAVEVAGSDAPEAKEEKLRAFTDGEIRVLVTKPAIGAWGLNWQHCHRMSYFPTHSYEQFYQAVRRSWRFGQQHPVTVDVVTTKGGQRVLESLNTKSRAADAMFDALMTHMTDALRINRTRDFNLPMEVPKWLQ